One Notolabrus celidotus isolate fNotCel1 chromosome 16, fNotCel1.pri, whole genome shotgun sequence DNA window includes the following coding sequences:
- the sync gene encoding uncharacterized protein sync — MEDMEDSSSTGFEPLFIKEEDPDPNRTFMEQNECHPAQSGFSFTRTQLNPSTVIKPYLQEMDELLRNCQELTGIPFGSKFSASYDETNLTETTQCHRKEVTMDSYEETSVSPHAYLSTSYIDTQMDGVGDEDQPAQGQAQGLDQIINRCGVTTDICHQKEMPLTSAGNKLSDSMVEYEGQLVGMLAMLESCMEETGMDFEPQDWATDGTQEYVHISTKSNLRRGTTLVPIRQERLTKLETHPLKFESCVSPHDERNAVCRESRNEVTFGSAPIGSQPGPVLSFDNTDGFSMERFEGQENSKGAQGGIDGQFRFSGPSLPLDSPQDDPMCCEETKTGCMFTNEDTFTKGDMTGIEVNSECPADDTQELGMDSNNLESGMNELSAVGSQMEECIQEVQQLKLRRKELLAEVLKLRGDKDTEELKEGNEEGEETEEQIDCKVAELMNAIRMEEEGRGEERKKEIQGLRVERADEEKRIWTVNLERQGLHGELRKLKRRLFAIARECAHSQVALNTQRREMELLKRDEENMKSLVLQLTEERTKLRGDQQEQLLGLQAELYAQGTSLPSNTKDEMTQCKRHSCGDIQQFLQGGLKALESRYEPIMLALLKRREITAEALVKAKDQAQVLKTQLTPLMEEIQKLHLQRTCLEEKIRLCCMQRREDVGQYKERVNTLEERSRELKTELKIQKRKIKEIEELKDTLNKHLQLYRQAIEDHQCDDEQKQSDG; from the exons atggaggacatggaggacaGTTCCTCGACTGGATTTGAGCCACTCTTCATCAAAGAAGAGGATCCAGATCCAAACAGAACATTCATGGAACAAAATGAGTGTCACCCAGCACAATCTGGATTCAGCTTCACGAGAACACAACTGAATCCGTCAACGGTGATTAAGCCATACTTACAGGAGATGGATGAATTACTGAGGAACTGTCAAGAGCTTACCGGCATCCCTTTTGGCTCGAAGTTCTCTGCAAGTTATGATGAGACAAACCTGACTGAAACAACTCAATGCCACAGAAAAGAAGTCACCATGGACAGCTACGAAGAAACAAGCGTTTCTCCCCATGCATACCTTTCTACAAGTTACATTGACACACAAATGGATGGAGTTGGAGACGAGGACCAGCCGGCACAAGGCCAAGCTCAAGGCTTGGACCAGATCATCAACAGGTGTGGAGTGACCACAGACATTTGTCACCAGAAAGAAATGCCTCTCACTTCAGCGGGCAACAAACTCAGTGACTCCATGGTTGAGTATGAGGGCCAGCTAGTGGGAATGTTGGCCATGCTAGAGAGCTGTATGGAAGAGACTGGGATGGACTTTGAGCCCCAAGACTGGGCTACAGATGGAACCCAAGAATATGTACACATTAGTACGAAATCTAATCTCCGAAGGGGTACAACACTGGTTCCCATTAGGCAAGAGAGGTTAACAAAGCTGGAGACCCATCCGCTGAAATTTGAATCCTGTGTTAGTCCACATGACGAGAGGAATGCAGTTTGCAGAGAAAGTAGAAATGAGGTGACATTTGGCTCAGCACCAATTGGAAGCCAGCCGGGTCCTGTGCTCAGCTTTGACAACACAGATGGCTTCTCAATGGAAAGATTTGAGGGCCAAGAGAATTCAAAAGGAGCACAGGGGGGTATTGATGGTCAGTTCAGATTTTCAGGGCCATCATTGCCATTAGATAGCCCACAAGATGATCCAATGTGCTgtgaggaaacaaagacaggatGTATGTTTACCAATGAAGACACCTTCACAAAGGGAGATATGACAGGGATTGAAGTAAACAGTGAATGTCCAGCTGATGACACACAAGAGCTCGGAATGGACTCCAATAACCTGGAATCCGGCATGAATGAACTAAGTGCAGTAGGGTCTCAGATGGAGGAGTGCATTCAAGAGGTGCAGCAGTTAAAGTTGAGGAGGAAGGAACTACTGGCAGAGGTGCTCAAGCTGAGAGGGgataaagacacagaggagcTAAAGGAGGGCaatgaagagggagaggagacagaggagcagatagATTGTAAAGTGGCAGAGCTGATGAACGCAATTAGGATGGaagaagaggggagaggagaggaaaggaagaaagagatcCAGGGCCTCAGGGTTGAGAGGGCAGACGAGGAGAAAAGGATTTGGACGGTAAATCTGGAGAGGCAAGGGCTTCATGGGGAGCTAAGAAAGCTGAAAAGGAGGCTGTTCGCCATTGCAAGAGAGTGTGCTCACAGCCAGGTTGCCCTTAACACCCAGCGCAGAGAGATGGAGCTGCTAAAGAGGGACGAG GAGAACATGAAGTCACTTGTGCTCCAGCTGACAGAAGAGCGCACCAAGCTAAGAGGAGACCAACAAGAACAGCTCTTAGGCCTACAAGCAGAGCTCTATGCCCAGGGCACCAGTCTGCCCTCCAACACCAAGGATGAGATGACCCAGTGCAAGAGGCACTCCTGTGGGGACATTCAGCAGTTCCTGCAGGGGGGACTGAAAGCACTTGAGAGCAG ATACGAACCTATTATGCTCGCGTTGCTCAAGAGAAGGGAGATAACAGCTGAAGCATTGGTGAAAGCCAAAGATCAGGCCCAGGTGCTGAAAACTCAGCTGACTCCCCTGATGGAGGAAATCCAAAAGCTGCATCTACAGAGGACTTGTTTGGAGGAGAAAATCCGACTTTGTTGCATGCAGAGAAGAGAGGACGTGGGGCAGTATAAG GAGAGAGTTAACAccctggaggagaggagcagagagctgaAGACAGAGTTAAAGATTCAGAAGAGGAAAATTAAGGAAATAGAGGAGTTGAAAGATACtctaaacaaacatttacagcttTACAG GCAAGCCATTGAGGACCATCAGTGTGATGATGAGCAGAAACAAAGTGATGgatga
- the rbbp4 gene encoding histone-binding protein RBBP4 — protein sequence MADKEAGAFDDAVEERVINEEYKIWKKNTPFLYDLVMTHALEWPSLTAQWLPDVSRPEGKDYSVHRLVLGTHTSDEQNHLVIASVQLPNDDAQFDASHYDSEKGEFGGFGSVSGKIEIEIKISHEGEVNRARYMPQNPCIIATKTPTSDVLVFDYTKHPSKPDPSGECRPDLRLRGHQKEGYGLSWNPNLSGSLLSASDDHTVCLWDISAVPKEGKVVDAKTIFTGHTAVVEDVSWHLLHESLFGSVADDQKLMIWDTRSNNTSKPSHAVDAHTAEVNCLSFNPYSEFILASGSADKTVALWDLRNLKLKLHSFESHKDEIFQVQWSPHNETILASSGTDRRLNVWDLSKIGEEQSPEDAEDGPPELLFIHGGHTAKISDFSWNPNEPWVICSVSEDNIMQVWQMAENIYNDEDPEGSTDPEATA from the exons ATGGCCGACAAGGAAG CAGGCGCATTTGATGATGCGGTGGAGGAGAGGGTTATAAATGAGGAGTACAAGATCTGGAAGAAAAACACTCCTTTCCTGTATGACCTGGTGATGACCCACGCTTTGGAGTGGCCCAGCCTTACAGCCCAGTGGCTACCTGACGTCTCCAG GCCAGAAGGGAAGGACTACAGTGTGCACCGACTTGTTTTGGGCACCCACACATCTGATGAGCAGAATCACCTGGTCATCGCCAGCGTCCAGCTGCCTAATGATGATGCCCAGTTTGACGCCTCACATTATGACAGTGAAAAAGGAG AGTTTGGAGGCTTTGGATCTGTTAGCGGCAAAATTGAGATAGAAATCAAGATCAGCCATGAAGGAGAGGTGAATCGAGCCCGCTACATGCCCCAAAACCCCTGCATAATTGCCACCAAAACCCCAACTTCAGATGTGCTTGTCTTTGACTATACCAAGCACCCCTCTAAGCCAG ATCCTTCAGGAGAGTGTCGCCCAGATCTGCGTCTCAGAGGTCACCAGAAAGAAGGCTACGGCCTGTCCTGGAATCCAAATCTTTCTGGGTCTCTGCTTAGTGCATCAGATGACCAT ACAGTCTGTCTGTGGGACATCAGCGCAGTACCAAAAGAGGGGAAGGTGGTAGATGCAAAGACCATCTTCACTGGTCATACTGCTGTGGTGGAGGATGTGTCCTGGCACTTGCTTCACGAGTCGCTCTTTGGATCTGTCGCAGATGACCAAAAGCTCATGAT ctgGGACACTCGTTCGAACAACACCTCCAAACCCAGCCATGCAGTGGACGCCCACACAGCAGAAGTCAACTGTTTGTCATTTAACCCATACAGCGAGTTTATCCTCGCCTCTGGCTCAGCAGACAAG ACTGTGGCTCTTTGGGACTTGAGAAACTTGAAACTGAAGCTGCATTCCTTTGAGTCGCACAAGGATGAGATCTTCCAG GTTCAGTGGTCACCTCATAATGAGACCATACTGGCATCCAGTGGAACAGACCGTCGCCTCAACGTCTGGGACCTCAG CAAAATCGGAGAGGAGCAGTCACCAGAAGATGCAGAGGACGGTCCACCTGAGCTCCTG ttCATCCATGGAGGCCACACAGCCAAGATCTCTGACTTTTCTTGGAACCCCAACGAGCCCTGGGTCATCTGCTCTGTGTCGGAAGACAACATCATGCAAGTCTGGCAAATG GCGGAGAACATCTACAATGATGAAGATCCAGAGGGTTCCACAGACCCTGAAGCCACAGCATAA